A section of the Oryza sativa Japonica Group chromosome 1, ASM3414082v1 genome encodes:
- the LOC9268670 gene encoding uncharacterized protein, with translation MAAAMGAEAEIAAAVAPAATDECGGKAAAMGGVKQRRGGGGGGGWVKRMMTTTTAVPRRRGHYTPVGVEVELHGSAAAGADEEKPPRRRGGWLRRMMVPRECVHGRQQRWWKLQAGGGGGGSSSRLAAGLTRSLSRWKTAGSGGWATAVADAVAFRVMYVVEAVVLGLALSCFFCCCGCQI, from the coding sequence atggcggcggccatgggcgCCGAGGCCGagattgcggcggcggtggcgccggcggcgactgaTGAGTGTGGtggaaaggcggcggcgatggggggaGTGAAgcagcggcggggaggaggaggaggaggagggtgggtgaagaggatgatgacgacgacgacggcggtgccgAGGAGGCGGGGGCACTACACGCCAGTGGGCGTCGAGGTCGAGCTgcacggctcggcggcggcgggggccgaTGAGGAgaagccgccgcggcggcggggagggtggCTGCGGCGGATGATGGTGCCGCGGGAGTGCGTGCACGGGCGGCAGCAGCGGTGGTGGAAGCtgcaggcgggcggcggcggcggcgggtcgtcGTCGAGGCTGGCGGCGGGGCTGACGCGGTCGCTGTCGCGGTGGAAgacggccgggagcggcggctgggcgacggcggtggccgaCGCCGTGGCGTTCCGCGTGATGTACGTGGTGGAGGCCGTCGTGCTCGGCCTCGCGCTCTCCtgcttcttctgctgctgcggctgccaGATTTAA
- the LOC4326857 gene encoding lipid phosphate phosphatase 2: protein MPADARAAPPSCPFPTIRSHGAAVARSHAYDWLALLLLVAVDGLLNAIEPFHRFVGAGMMTDLRYPMKRNTVPIWAVPIVAVIGPMIVFTVVYFRRRNVYDLHHAVLGILFSVLITGVLTDAIKDAVGRPRPNFFWRCFPDGIAVFDNVTTGVICHGDASVIKEGHKSFPSGHTSWSFAGLGFLSWYLAGKITVFDRRGHVAKLCVVLAPLLVAAMVAISRVDDYWHHWQDVCTGGVLGLVVASVCYLQFFPAPSDEKGFWPHAHFRYITERGSENPTQQATEPLDAMETGRGGQ, encoded by the exons ATGCCGGCCGACGCGCGAGCTGCTCCGCCGTCGTGCCCGTTCCCGACGATACGGTCGCATGGCGCCGCCGTGGCGAGGTCGCACGCCTACGACTGGCtcgcgctgctcctcctcgtcgccgtcgacggcctCCTCAACGCCATCGAGCCGTTCCACCGGTTCGTCGGCGCCGGCATGATGACCGATCTCAGATACCCCATGAAGCGCAACACCGTCCCCATCTGGGCCGTCCCG ATCGTCGCTGTCATTGGGCCCATGATTGTCTTCACCGTCGTCTACTTCAGGAGGAGGAACGTGTACGATCTTCACCATGCTGTGCTAG GCATTCTGTTTTCGGTGCTGATTACCGGCGTGCTCACCGACGCGATCAAGGATGCCGTCGGCCGCCCGAGGCCGAACTTCTTCTGGCGCTGCTTCCCCGACGGAATCGCG GTGTTCGATAACGTCACCACGGGAGTCATCTGCCACGGCGACGCGAGCGTGATCAAGGAGGGACACAAGAGCTTCCCGAGCGGCCACACTTCAT GGTCTTTCGCCGGTCTGGGGTTCCTGTCGTGGTACCTTGCCGGGAAGATCACGGTGTTCGACCGGCGCGGGCACGTCGCCAAGCTGTGCGTCGTCCTCGCGCCTCTGCTCGTTGCGGCGATGGTCGCCATCTCGAGGGTGGACGACTACTGGCACCATTGGCAAGACGTCTGCACGGGAGGCGTCCTTG GATTGGTGGTTGCCTCTGTCTGCTATCTTCAGTTCTTCCCGGCTCCTTCAGATGAGAAAG GGTTCTGGCCTCACGCGCACTTTAGGTACATCACCGAGAGGGGAAGCGAGAACCCAACGCAGCAAGCCACCGAACCACTGGACGCCATGGAAACCGGTAGGGGAGGCCAATGA